The genomic stretch GGCTGACGTCGAAGCTGCCCTCGCGGGCGACCTGTCCAGGACAGCCAGGTGCTTCAACGTCGCAGCCGCCCATGGAAACATCCAGATCGCCCAAATCGCGCAGGCGGTCCAAGACGTCATCGGCGGTGTCGACCTCGAGGTCGTCGACACGCACCACGATCCCCGCAGCTACGCGGTCGATACAGCGCTCCTGGACAAGACCGGTCTGTTCGGCCACAGCCCGACGCAGATGCTCCTAAACTACTGACCTTCAAAGGGTGATGTCGTAGGCGTGGTCGCTCGGCTCGATCGATTCCAGGCGTCCTACGATGGCGGCGTCGTTGTCGATCGGCCAGCGGAGAGATGCCAGGTGAGCCAGTACTACGAGCTGGGCGAGGTAACACTTTGGAACCCGTCCAACGGGGCGTCGCGGCTGTTCCTGCGTCAGGCGGCGCTGTTCGAGGAGGAAGTAGGACTGCCCTCGGGGATCGGTCCGATGCGGGACGACGAGGCTCAGATCAATCCCGAGGTGTTCGAGGCGTTCGTCCATGCACTGCTGGCTTGGCGTGGGCGAACGCACCATGTGGTCATCTCTGCCCTATCGGAAGGTTTCCTCGCGACGATACTGGTCCTGGCCGACCGGGCCGGGATCATGCTGGAGCGGCTCGACCGGTCGTCCGGTAACACCGCAGAACGGCGTGACGTCCAAGCCGGCCCCAGCGCCGTGTCTGCTATCGACCCTGATGGTTGGCAGGACCGGTTGCGGGATCAGGCGCGGGAACTGGCCGGGTTCATGACGCGGTGACCGCCAGTCCGGTGCCGACCAGGACGCCGTCGACGAGCCAGGATCGGTACTGGACCGCGGGCAGTTCCCGGCGGACGGCTGCGATCAGGTGTTCCGGATCGGTGAACGCGGTGTTGGCCAGGTTCCGGCGGATCAGCGACCAGATGCCCTCGACTGGGTTGAGCTGTGGCGCATAGGCCGGCAGCTGGTAGACGGTCAGCCAATCATGGGCGGCGATGTACTGCTTCATCCCAGCGGTCAGGTGAGTGTTCAGGGTGAGGTAGGCCGCCGGCGAGGTGCCCGTGGTTCGGGTCCTTTTCCGTCGGCCCCCTCCCGAACCGTGCTGGCGGGTTTCCTCGCACACGGCTCTCCAGTGATCATTTCCGGGTGGTGGCGGTGGCCCGTCCGTTGTGGATGTCGTGGTGGCACGCCGAGCAGACCACCAGGGTCTTGCGTCGGCGTGTCGCCATGAGGACCACCCACGGTGGCGGTTCGGGCCGACCTGGCTTGTTGAGGTCCGCGAGTTTACGCAGGTGGTGGACTTGCAGTCCATCTCTTGCCTCGCAGAGCTCGCACTTCCCGGCCAGGAGCCGAAGGATCAACTCGTTGTGCCGGGTAGCCATGATCGGCTGTCGGTCGGCCAGGACGGCGGTGCGTTTGCGTTGGAGCGGGATCCCGCCGAAGCGGGCGACCAGTGGCAACTTGCCCTCCCGGCGCGCGGAAGCCTGGAAACAGGTCCGGGGTCCGTCGGGGGTGTCGATGGTCGTCTTGTACTTTCGGGCCATCGCGGCGACGGTGGACTTGTGCTTGGCTGCCAGGGTCTTGAGCATGGAGGTCTCCATGACCCAGTGCAGGCCGTTCAGGCGGAACACGTCCTGGGCGAGCAGGTAGTACTGGACGATCCCGCGATACTCGGCCCCGTACTTCTCGACGATCGTGTAGTCCTCGTCGTGGAGCAGCACGCCGCGAATCGCGGGCTTCCCGTTCGTCATGTAGCGGTGGCACCGCTCGCGGATCGCGGCTTTGGGCACGAACAGGCCCACGACACCGTTGACCGCCCGGCGACTGCCGGTGACCTTGGTGTCGTTGTGTTGGACCCGTATCTCATAGCTGTCGGCGTCGCTGAAATCCACCAGTAGGACCTTGATCGCGTCCACGTAATCCACCAGCCGGACCGGGGATCGTCGCCGTAATCCACCAGGGTGACGGCGGTCGTCTTCGACCCGGGTCCGGTCCTCCAACCAACCACGCTCCCGCTCACCGTGACGGTGAGGGCGAGGGAGCCGATGGCAAGGAGGACGTTCACGATGGTGGACTTGATCGAGCTGTACGTGCACTGGTACGCCGGCCGCTCCAAGTCGGAGCTGGCTGAGAGCCTGGGCCTGGACCGGGGCACGATCCGCAAGTACCTGGCGCCGGCCGAGGCCGCTGGGCTGGTCCCGGGTGGTGAGCCGATCGGTGAGGAAGCTTGGCGGGCCAGGGTCGCCGAGTGGTTCCCGAAGGTGGCCGATGCCAAGCTGCGGCAGGTCACGTGGCCGGAGATCGCGGTGCACCGGGACTACATCGTCGAGCAGTTGAAGGCCGGGGTGACCAAGGCGACGATCCACCAGCGGCTGCGTGACGAGCACGGCTTGGAGGCGGGGCTGACTTCGCTGAAGCGGTGGATCGAGGCGAATCTGCCAGAGGAGGTGACGCGCGGGCAGGTCACAGTCTGGCGGCCGGAGGTGCCCGCTGGCAAGGAAGCGCAGATCGACTACGGCAGCCTGGGGATGTGGACGGACCCGGTGACCGGCAAGCGGCGGCGCATCTGGGCGTTCATCATGGTGCTGGCCAGCTCACGGCACATGTTCGTCCGGCCGGTGCTCACGATGGACCAGGCCAGCTGGACCGCAGCGCACGTGGCGGCGTTCGACTTCTTCGGCGGGGCCCCGCGCCGGCTGGTGCCGGACAACCTGAAGACCGGGGTGGACCGGCCGGACCTCTACGATCCGAAGCTGAACCGCTCATACGGCGAGCTGGGGACGCACTACGGCACCTTGATCGACCCGGCTCGGGCACGCAAACCGAAGGACAAGCCACGGGTCGAGAGACAAGTCCCTTATATCAGGGACTCGTTCTGGCGGGGCCGGGAGTTCGGCAGCATCGCCGAGATGCAGGCCGCCGCGATCACCTGGTGTCTGCAGGTCGCGGGCACCCGCGCGCACCGCGGGCTGGACGGGGCGATGCCGCTGGCGGTGTTCACCGCCGCCGAGCGCGAGGCGCTGATCCCGCTGCCACCAACCCGGTTCACTCTGGCGACCTGGTCGACAGCGAAGGTCGGCCCGGACTGCCATGTCAAGGTCGGCAAAGCGCTGTATTCGGTGCCGTGGAGACTGCTCGGGCAGCGGGTCGACGTGCGCGCCACCGCCACCATGGTGCAGGTCTTCCACGGCGGAGCCCTGGTCAAGACGCACGTCGCCGCGACGCGCGGCAAGCGCACCGACCACGACGACCTGCTCTTAGTTACTTGGAATCTGACGTGCCGGGTGTTCGGCTCCGGTACGGTCTCGCCGGTATCGAAGGAGTCATGGTGGGCATGGTGGTGCTCGAGGAGAAGTGGCCAGTCCTGGGCCGACACGAGAGAGCGGCCGAGTGGCTGGGGATCTGGGCCGACCTGGGGCGGGCGGCTCGCACGATTGACGCCTACGCCCGAGGGCTGTCGGAGTACCTCGAGCTGTGCGAACGGGAGCGAGTGGATCCGGTCACCGCGAATCGGGCGCATGTCGCGGTGTTCGTCCGCGAACTCACCACCAGGCCCAGCCACCGCGGAGCGAACGTCGTATCGATCGATTCGGGCTCCGGATTGTCGAACGCGACGATCCAGCAGCGCCTATTAGTTACGTGGAATCAGACCGGGTAGGCGATCATGTCTGCTCGGTACGACCACGAACTGAGGAGATCCGTTGGGCGCCGAAGTGGTGCTGGAGGACAAGTGGCCGGTGTTGGGCCGACACGAGCGAGCCGCGGTCTGGTTGCGAGTATGGACCGACCTCGGGCGAGCACCGCGGACGATCGACGCCTACGCCCGTGGGTTGGCCGAGTATCTGTCGGTGTGCGAGCGGGAGGCAGTCGACCCGATCACCGCGGACCGGGCGCACGTTGCCGTCTATGTTCGCGAACTGACGTCGCGCCCGAGCAAGCGTGGAACGAACGTGGTGTCGATCGATTCGGGGGCCGGGTTGTCGAACGCCACGCTTCAACAGCGGTTGGTGCCCGTGCGGCTGTTTTACGACTTCCTCATCGAGGACGGGCTGCGCGACTCCAATCCGGTGGGCCGGGGTCGTTACACGCCTCGTGGTGGGTTCGGCGGACACGAGCGCGGCCTTGTTCCCCGCCTGGTCAAGCTGCCGTGGATCCCCAGCGAGCAGCAGTGGCTGGATGTCCTGGCGGCTGCTGCGGATGAGCCGATCCGGAACAGGGTGATGCTTGCGCTGGCCTACGATGCCGCCTTGCGGCGCGAGGAGTTGTGCTCTCTGCGCACCGACGATGTGGACCCAGCGCATCGCATGCTTCGAATACGGGCGAAGACCACGAAGAACCGCATGGAGCGCGTGGTGCCGTATTCGGCGACCACTGGTGTGCTGTTGTCGGACTACCTCGCCCACCGCGCGACGATCAGCCGGGAGCGGGGCCTGTTGTTTTTGTCGGAGTCTCGCCGCAACTACGGCGAGCCGTTGAGCCTGTGGACCTGGTCGAAAGTGGTGCGAA from Catenulispora sp. GP43 encodes the following:
- a CDS encoding DUF6086 family protein, with protein sequence MSQYYELGEVTLWNPSNGASRLFLRQAALFEEEVGLPSGIGPMRDDEAQINPEVFEAFVHALLAWRGRTHHVVISALSEGFLATILVLADRAGIMLERLDRSSGNTAERRDVQAGPSAVSAIDPDGWQDRLRDQARELAGFMTR
- a CDS encoding transposase; the encoded protein is MCEETRQHGSGGGRRKRTRTTGTSPAAYLTLNTHLTAGMKQYIAAHDWLTVYQLPAYAPQLNPVEGIWSLIRRNLANTAFTDPEHLIAAVRRELPAVQYRSWLVDGVLVGTGLAVTAS
- a CDS encoding group II intron reverse transcriptase/maturase, whose protein sequence is MDAIKVLLVDFSDADSYEIRVQHNDTKVTGSRRAVNGVVGLFVPKAAIRERCHRYMTNGKPAIRGVLLHDEDYTIVEKYGAEYRGIVQYYLLAQDVFRLNGLHWVMETSMLKTLAAKHKSTVAAMARKYKTTIDTPDGPRTCFQASARREGKLPLVARFGGIPLQRKRTAVLADRQPIMATRHNELILRLLAGKCELCEARDGLQVHHLRKLADLNKPGRPEPPPWVVLMATRRRKTLVVCSACHHDIHNGRATATTRK
- the istA gene encoding IS21 family transposase produces the protein MVDLIELYVHWYAGRSKSELAESLGLDRGTIRKYLAPAEAAGLVPGGEPIGEEAWRARVAEWFPKVADAKLRQVTWPEIAVHRDYIVEQLKAGVTKATIHQRLRDEHGLEAGLTSLKRWIEANLPEEVTRGQVTVWRPEVPAGKEAQIDYGSLGMWTDPVTGKRRRIWAFIMVLASSRHMFVRPVLTMDQASWTAAHVAAFDFFGGAPRRLVPDNLKTGVDRPDLYDPKLNRSYGELGTHYGTLIDPARARKPKDKPRVERQVPYIRDSFWRGREFGSIAEMQAAAITWCLQVAGTRAHRGLDGAMPLAVFTAAEREALIPLPPTRFTLATWSTAKVGPDCHVKVGKALYSVPWRLLGQRVDVRATATMVQVFHGGALVKTHVAATRGKRTDHDDLLLVTWNLTCRVFGSGTVSPVSKESWWAWWCSRRSGQSWADTRERPSGWGSGPTWGGRLARLTPTPEGCRSTSSCANGSEWIRSPRIGRMSRCSSANSPPGPATAERTSYRSIRAPDCRTRRSSSAY
- a CDS encoding tyrosine-type recombinase/integrase, with product MGAEVVLEDKWPVLGRHERAAVWLRVWTDLGRAPRTIDAYARGLAEYLSVCEREAVDPITADRAHVAVYVRELTSRPSKRGTNVVSIDSGAGLSNATLQQRLVPVRLFYDFLIEDGLRDSNPVGRGRYTPRGGFGGHERGLVPRLVKLPWIPSEQQWLDVLAAAADEPIRNRVMLALAYDAALRREELCSLRTDDVDPAHRMLRIRAKTTKNRMERVVPYSATTGVLLSDYLAHRATISRERGLLFLSESRRNYGEPLSLWTWSKVVRRIALASGVERFSTHTTRHLCLTDLARMGWELHAIATFAGHRSTESTLQYIHLSGRDLAEKLQRGMEQIHAWRMEMLASLSEHKPGAIKS